The Verrucomicrobiota bacterium genome segment TTCAGTTGCGTGTGCGCCCTGGTGAACATGGAAATTGGACCCCGTTGCCGGTTTGTTTACAAAAACCTGATCTACGATCTGGGCAACAAACGCCCGGACGCCGTGCTGAGCGAAAAGTGTTTCATCCGGGACATTCCCGGCTTCATCATCTATGTGGATCAAATCAAGGGCAACGATCTGCACCACCTCCTGATCTCCAAGCTGAACACCAACTCGGAAATCGTGGTGAACCTGCGGGCAGAGCGCGGGCAACTCGTGCGCCAGCCTGGCACCAACCAGTTCGTGCTGCACCTGTACAACTCCAGCGGCGCGGCCCTCGAAAATGGGAACTGGCAGCCGTTGCCGTTCCTCGGGGAATCGGAATATGTCATCGCGCTGCCTTCCGTTTCCACCCGCAAACCAAAACTAAACGAAATGACCTTTGGGCAACTTCGGGAGGAATTGCGGCAAATCGAAGCCGCCCAAATGCAGACCGGATCGCTGGCGGGTATGGACGCCCAAGGCATTCGCCGGAAAATGGCGGAATCGCGTTTGCCAATGGTGGACGTAACCACCCCGATCCTCGTCGAAATGCACCGCCAGGTAGCCTTTTCCTTTGCCTGCATTGGTTTCACGCTGGTCGGCATTCCGCTGGGCATCCGCAGCCATCGCAAGGAAACCAGCGTCGGCATGGCCGTCGCCCTGGTGCTGGTGCTCGTCTATTACAGTTTTCTTATCATGGCCGGGAGCCTGGATACCAATGCGAAGGTGTACCCCTATTTAATCTGCTGGATCCCCAATTTTCTTTTCCAAGTGGTGGGGGCCTGGCTGCTCTGGCGCGCCAATCGAAATTAACCTGCTTTTACTGACCCATGAAACCCTGCTTCCCGTTCGCCCTGTTGGCCCTTTTAACCCTGACCGCCAACCAGTTCACTCTGCGTGCGGCCGAGAAATTTCGCATTGCCTCGTTTAATGTCGAAAATTACCTGGATGCCCCGATCGGCACGCGCCAGGCGAAACCCGAACCCGCCAAGGCAAAAGTGCGCGAGAGCATCCTGGCCATGCAGCCGGATGTATTGACCCTGGTGGAAATGGGCAGCACCAACGCGTTGCTCGAATTGCAATCCTCCCTGAAGCATGCCGGTCTGAATCTGCCCTACTGGGAGCATGTCACCGGATACGACACGAATATTCACGTGGCCGTGTTAAGCCGCTTTCCCATCATCAACCGCCATCCGCATACCAACGACACCTATTTATTGTTTGGCCGGCGTTTCCCGGTGAGCCGCGGCTTCGCCGAAGTTGGCATCCAAGTCAATGCGCACTACCAGTTCACCCTGCTGGCGGCCCACCTCAAATCCAAACGCAGCATTGCGGAAGCGGACGAAGCCGACATGCGCGAACAAGAGGCCTTGCTGCTGCGGGAAAAGATCGAAGCGCATCTCACCGCCAACCCCAACCTGAACCTGGTGGTCCTCGGTGATTTTAATGACACCAAGGATTCAAAAAGCGTGAAAGCCATCCTGGGCCGCGCCAGCTCCAAAACCGGCCTCGTGGACACCCGGCCCGCCGAGCGCAACGGCGACAACCTGCCCTCGGAAAATCCGCGCTGGGACCCGCGTAACATCGCCTGGACTCATTTCTTTGGCAAAGAAGACACTTACTCGCGCATTGACTACATCCTGTTGAGCAAAGGCATGGCCAGGGAATGGATCAAGGACGAAACCTACGTGCTGGCCACCACCAACTGGGGCCTCGCCTCGGACCACCGGCCCATTGTCGCCACGTTCACCGCTGAGGATCGCCCGTGACCTCGTTTGCAACGTAAATTAACTTTGCATCGCCTTGGCCACCATTTGTTCCCAAAGTTGCCGCTGCTCAGTAAGGGCCTGCACGCGGTCGGGAACCTGGTCGGAAGCTTCCAATAATCCCCAGCCGTCCCAATCCAGCTTCACCAACAGGTCAATCTGGAGTTGGTAAGGGAACTTCTCATCCTTGAGATTATGCGCGTGAAGCGTGTGCCCGAGGAAATTCTTTACCAGCTTAAAGTTCGCCTCAAACCCATTGCCTGCGGCATCGCGCGCGTCGCTGTTTAGTTTGATCCGCACTTTGGGTTGTTTCACTTGATCCATGATGGCCCGCAACGTGGGGAGTTCGCCTGCCGGACCATGCGCCTCCAGCCGTACCTCCTGGCCGTATTCCGCCGCAAACGCGCCGATTTCATCCACCGAGCGGGCGATTTGTTCGATGGTCTTTTCATGAGCCACATTGGGATTCCACTGATTCGGGAACACTCGCACACCGGTGGCACCGACGTCATGGCTCAATTTAATATGCGCCTTGGCCGCTTCAATGGCCGTCTTGAGTTTCCCCGCGTCCGGCCAATCCATGCGCTCGGCACTGCATATACCGACCAGGGTGATGGGACTATCGGCAAAGCGTTTTTTAACCTCCTTGCGCTGATCCGCATTCAAGGTCAGCTCAACGCCATGGGCATATTTTGCGCTGGTCCGCAATTCCACGCCATACACCTTCGCCTGCTGGAGGTTGGCAATCGTGGTCGGGATGTCCCAATCCTTGCCCCATTGGTACGAAGTAAACCCAAACCGAACTTTGGCGCCTTTCTTCGCTTCGGC includes the following:
- a CDS encoding LptF/LptG family permease is translated as MRTLHTYLTRQVLATTMMTVAVFTFVLLLGNVLREIFTILLNDRASIKVIGMAIGLLLPHVFVFSLPMGMLTAMLLTFGRLSAERELIAIRNGGISLLALITPMLLLAAAFSCVCALVNMEIGPRCRFVYKNLIYDLGNKRPDAVLSEKCFIRDIPGFIIYVDQIKGNDLHHLLISKLNTNSEIVVNLRAERGQLVRQPGTNQFVLHLYNSSGAALENGNWQPLPFLGESEYVIALPSVSTRKPKLNEMTFGQLREELRQIEAAQMQTGSLAGMDAQGIRRKMAESRLPMVDVTTPILVEMHRQVAFSFACIGFTLVGIPLGIRSHRKETSVGMAVALVLVLVYYSFLIMAGSLDTNAKVYPYLICWIPNFLFQVVGAWLLWRANRN
- a CDS encoding TIM barrel protein, coding for MKHELITPGQMAGNHEYRVKSPLASRREFLAAGVKTTLGTCALALLPTSQLPAAEAKKGAKVRFGFTSYQWGKDWDIPTTIANLQQAKVYGVELRTSAKYAHGVELTLNADQRKEVKKRFADSPITLVGICSAERMDWPDAGKLKTAIEAAKAHIKLSHDVGATGVRVFPNQWNPNVAHEKTIEQIARSVDEIGAFAAEYGQEVRLEAHGPAGELPTLRAIMDQVKQPKVRIKLNSDARDAAGNGFEANFKLVKNFLGHTLHAHNLKDEKFPYQLQIDLLVKLDWDGWGLLEASDQVPDRVQALTEQRQLWEQMVAKAMQS
- a CDS encoding endonuclease/exonuclease/phosphatase family protein, with amino-acid sequence MKPCFPFALLALLTLTANQFTLRAAEKFRIASFNVENYLDAPIGTRQAKPEPAKAKVRESILAMQPDVLTLVEMGSTNALLELQSSLKHAGLNLPYWEHVTGYDTNIHVAVLSRFPIINRHPHTNDTYLLFGRRFPVSRGFAEVGIQVNAHYQFTLLAAHLKSKRSIAEADEADMREQEALLLREKIEAHLTANPNLNLVVLGDFNDTKDSKSVKAILGRASSKTGLVDTRPAERNGDNLPSENPRWDPRNIAWTHFFGKEDTYSRIDYILLSKGMAREWIKDETYVLATTNWGLASDHRPIVATFTAEDRP